ttcttcctcttctcttcttttctcttcctctcgttctctttcttcttcctctcgctctctttcctcttctttcttcCTAGCTTCCTCTTCCTGCCTttccttttccatttcttGCTCCATCACTGTTTGCTCTTCCTCGGCGCAAGAAGTACAATCCAATATAATTGCCTCCTCCTGAGGAGCCAATAGCTCATGAATTGTAGTGTTAGTGACATTGAAGGACAAGGCCAAGATATCTTTGTCCAAAGTTTGCAAGACCGAACTCTTCCCAGCTAAAAATTGAGGATAATTTTTCCTTGTTGAAGTACTAAATCCCATAAATACAAATGAGTCATTGTTGAACGACATTTGAGCCATAGGATGAAATCTAGGCACTGCAAACACATCTCCTTCTTCAACCTTAAACCTCATGTTCTTGCAGTCTGCTTCATTTGCATTGCTGGAACAGACCACCTTCACCATTCCTCGTCCCTGTAACACTATTGCTATCTCACTAGCCATTGGGTTCCAGTGCGGCCCCATCATCGACCCCTGCAAGTGAAAACCAAAATGAATAAACACTCTAGAttgctatttttctttttggcaaTTATCTAGGCTCCGACTAGTTCTCAAACTGAAAACCTCAAAGTTAACAGACAACTACCCCATTGATGGAAATTCTACATTTGTTTTGGTTTTATAACTATAATAAATTGATGGAAGAACTCATTATCCATATACCTTTGTCAAGTTCACCATGAAAACACCAATGTTGGAACCTCTAAGAGATTTCAAATCACCTCTGCCAACAGTCACACTCCAGCCATTGCAGTTTTCGAAATCTGGGTTAGCATCTAGAATGTTGAATatcttggttttctttttcttgtgaCCATTGACGCCATAGAAGTCACCATCTTTATTACCAATAAGAACATTTAGAAATCTAGCTTCTATTTCCTTGAGGATTGATTTCTTCTCTTCAGGCATTGCATGCACTATGGCTGGTGGCCTCATTGCACTTGCCATTTCTTCTATTACATCTCCAGACACCTTAAAAGCTGATTGTAGGAGTTTCCTGTCAAAGCCAAGAACCAAATCGCTGATACTAGAGTATGCTCCAATGTACGGCTCCtgcaaaatataaatatttatgtaccAATCTCACAAAGATAATAAGGGAGATTAGGgaagtaaaaaaattacataaaggTCTTCATCTGTATTTGAATATATAGCATAAATCCTCAGCTTTTGTCTTTCTGGCTCCAAGTTGCTCTGCATAAAGAAAACTGAGCCTGCAGGCAGCCTATAAATATCTCCTCTTCTTATGTTCaccctcttcatttctcttcCATCTTCAGCCCAAGACAGCTTTCCACTCCCTACGATACTCTTCATTCAATTAGTTTCTAGATAATGCGAGCAACTAATAAAATGGTATGAAAATTTAGTTCGATTCTTTCGTCAACTCAAGGTGCAACAAGCCAATCAAATTACTGATAaggtaatataaaataatcaagaaTTTCTTATCATATTGCAATTTACTGGGAGAAGTTATAGTTTCATCGTGTTATTACATGTTAATGTGGCATGACAGATTCTATACATAtgaatttgaatgttctttTTAATGGGTCCATATTCAGACATCTCTTTAGAAGGCTCGTCTCTTATGAAAGAAGTAAAATGCAAATAATTAATGATTGCATTTATCATAATTAACAACTAATGAAGTAATTAAGGTTGAATCCCCTacttattaaaactaaaaaaagagagagagagagagagagaagtcGAAACATTTTGAACTTAATCAATtacaagaaggaaaaaaaaggattaattaaaacaaataccTGTGTTGACATAAAACACCATATCAGCATGAAGAGCAACAGGAAGAAACAAGGCATTAGGTTCTAATGTCATAAACTCAAGATGATAACCCCCTTTCCTTTCACTACAA
The sequence above is drawn from the Ricinus communis isolate WT05 ecotype wild-type chromosome 7, ASM1957865v1, whole genome shotgun sequence genome and encodes:
- the LOC107261734 gene encoding vicilin-like seed storage protein At2g18540, translated to MSRKAFTMPSLPSLLTLFVLVSLCVFVRDGEACRKENEDDVFGGGMRPSMVKKGHRKSLVVTEYGEISAVDICSERKGGYHLEFMTLEPNALFLPVALHADMVFYVNTGSGKLSWAEDGREMKRVNIRRGDIYRLPAGSVFFMQSNLEPERQKLRIYAIYSNTDEDLYEPYIGAYSSISDLVLGFDRKLLQSAFKVSGDVIEEMASAMRPPAIVHAMPEEKKSILKEIEARFLNVLIGNKDGDFYGVNGHKKKKTKIFNILDANPDFENCNGWSVTVGRGDLKSLRGSNIGVFMVNLTKGSMMGPHWNPMASEIAIVLQGRGMVKVVCSSNANEADCKNMRFKVEEGDVFAVPRFHPMAQMSFNNDSFVFMGFSTSTRKNYPQFLAGKSSVLQTLDKDILALSFNVTNTTIHELLAPQEEAIILDCTSCAEEEQTVMEQEMEKERQEEEARKKEEEREREEEEREREEEKRREEEEAKREQEEAREREEEREKREREEMERRERERKEEEEEREREEERRRQEEEAEREQEEAREREEERQRREREEMEKREREQKEAEKREEEERERREEEEERRRQEEEAEREQEEAREREEERQRREREEMERREREQKEAEKREEEERERREEEARREQEEARGQEEERQKREREEMERREREQKEAEKRQEEERERREAAARREQEESRRQEEERQERQRQEEEEARRQREKEEEGGEEEHEGGGGEGVKAPRKVWNWKF